The following coding sequences are from one Malaciobacter pacificus window:
- a CDS encoding MFS transporter — MNNNEALKTKVFSYGILGIPLAFLGFPLFIYLPNFYVEYLGFTLSSVGIILFFSRIIDMFLDPIIGNFTDNYLTKKTIILFSYIFLIIGIYFLINPFSKSLYWLFIFSTLTYISYSFILIPYLTLNSEIVKKEHFTKLSFSREFFIILGVIIALLLPYIFNVSQNSEDTLNLLLNLLLIIIPISLFIFIKGIDEPKKQKKKEQKFIKYLLVFFNKHPNNKKILYAFLLNNLANALPATLFLFYVKYVLNLEEKSGEFLLIYFFSSIFTFLFWIKLSKKFGLENTWIISISFSIIAFSFVPFLNEGDYLYFLMICIFTGMCLGSDMAIPTSIQSSIAQKHKRIKGILFGFWAMITKLALSLAVLIAFLGLDYNLENISTDSNTNIKLIILYSIIPIILKIFAIVNIHKYKKTNYSY, encoded by the coding sequence GTGAATAATAACGAAGCCCTAAAAACTAAAGTTTTTTCCTATGGAATATTAGGAATTCCATTAGCTTTTTTAGGGTTTCCTTTATTTATTTATCTACCAAATTTTTATGTGGAATACTTAGGATTTACTTTAAGTAGTGTTGGTATAATACTATTTTTTTCAAGAATAATTGATATGTTTTTAGATCCTATTATAGGTAACTTTACAGATAATTATCTTACAAAAAAAACTATTATTTTATTTTCATATATATTTTTAATTATTGGTATTTATTTTCTTATAAATCCTTTTAGTAAATCTTTGTATTGGCTTTTTATTTTTTCAACTTTAACTTATATATCATACAGCTTTATTTTAATTCCTTATTTAACTTTAAATAGTGAAATAGTAAAAAAAGAACACTTTACTAAACTCTCCTTTTCAAGGGAATTTTTCATAATATTAGGGGTAATTATAGCTCTACTTCTACCTTATATTTTCAATGTTTCACAAAATAGTGAAGATACCTTGAATTTATTACTAAATTTACTATTAATAATTATTCCTATTAGTTTATTTATATTTATTAAAGGTATAGATGAACCCAAAAAACAAAAGAAAAAAGAGCAAAAGTTTATTAAGTATCTTTTAGTTTTTTTTAATAAACATCCTAATAATAAAAAAATTCTATATGCTTTTTTATTAAATAACTTAGCAAATGCACTACCTGCAACACTATTTTTATTTTATGTGAAATATGTATTGAATTTAGAGGAAAAAAGTGGTGAATTTTTACTAATATATTTTTTTAGTTCTATATTTACATTTTTATTTTGGATTAAATTATCAAAAAAATTTGGATTAGAAAATACTTGGATTATCTCTATTTCATTTAGTATTATTGCCTTTAGTTTTGTTCCTTTTTTAAATGAAGGTGATTATCTTTATTTTTTAATGATTTGTATATTTACAGGTATGTGCTTGGGTTCTGATATGGCTATACCAACTTCTATTCAATCATCAATTGCACAAAAGCATAAAAGAATAAAAGGTATTCTATTTGGTTTTTGGGCCATGATTACAAAACTTGCCTTATCACTTGCTGTTTTAATTGCATTTTTGGGACTTGATTACAATTTAGAAAATATTTCAACTGATTCTAACACAAATATAAAATTGATTATTTTATACTCAATAATTCCCATAATATTAAAAATCTTTGCTATTGTTAATATACATAAATATAAAAAGACAAATTATTCCTACTAA
- a CDS encoding SDR family NAD(P)-dependent oxidoreductase, with the protein MDKIVWIIGSSSGIGFELVKLYLCDANCKVIASSTNAISNTKLNELKSKYPNRLNLENIDVSCEKSVSSCVNKVFDTFGKLDICLYNAGVYEVTNLKKLDLSEFESMININYLGAVRVLKYFLENKKDNNKSNVIFNASLSSYFGLPYGAAYGSSKAALVNFAQSIQPELKLNNINIQIINHGFVKTRLTSKNDFDMPQLMEANEAAKKIYDKLNKPYTFEIYFPFILSKVLRLISLLPYSLSLLITKKFLKPESLKNKD; encoded by the coding sequence ATGGATAAGATAGTTTGGATAATAGGATCTAGCAGTGGCATAGGTTTTGAACTTGTTAAGCTTTACTTATGTGACGCCAATTGTAAAGTTATTGCAAGCTCTACAAATGCCATTTCAAATACAAAACTAAATGAACTAAAAAGCAAATATCCAAATAGATTAAATTTAGAAAATATCGATGTGTCATGTGAAAAGTCAGTTTCGAGTTGTGTAAATAAAGTTTTCGATACTTTCGGGAAATTAGATATTTGTCTTTATAATGCAGGAGTCTATGAAGTTACAAATTTAAAAAAACTAGATCTTAGCGAATTTGAATCCATGATAAACATTAATTATTTAGGTGCTGTAAGAGTTTTAAAATATTTTTTAGAAAATAAAAAAGACAATAATAAATCAAACGTAATATTTAATGCAAGTTTATCAAGTTATTTTGGACTACCATATGGAGCAGCTTATGGTTCTTCAAAAGCTGCCTTAGTTAATTTTGCCCAATCAATTCAACCTGAATTGAAATTGAATAATATTAATATTCAAATAATTAATCACGGTTTTGTAAAAACTAGATTAACATCAAAAAATGATTTTGATATGCCTCAGTTAATGGAAGCAAATGAAGCAGCAAAAAAGATTTATGATAAATTAAATAAGCCATACACTTTTGAGATTTATTTTCCTTTTATTTTATCAAAAGTTTTACGTTTAATTAGCCTTTTACCATATAGTTTAAGTCTTTTAATTACTAAAAAATTTTTAAAACCTGAAAGCTTAAAAAATAAAGATTAA
- the thiD gene encoding bifunctional hydroxymethylpyrimidine kinase/phosphomethylpyrimidine kinase, with product MKSILIIAGSDSGGGAGIQADIKASQFHKVFVTTAITAITAQNTQGVQGVVALEPSFVQLQIKSILDDFEISAIKIGMLGNCELINAVYESLKHIDIPIILDPVAISRAGAKLIEDEAIESLKKLFPIATLITPNSHEAKLFFNVEKEEDISTVNNYGTNILFKNLNKYEDKTIDVLINKNKEIKKFTSLKANSSNTHGTGCSFSSSIASLIARDFTLEDSIEVSKNYIYKAIKSAPNLGKGNGPINHILVD from the coding sequence ATGAAATCAATATTAATAATAGCAGGAAGTGATAGTGGTGGTGGTGCTGGAATTCAAGCTGATATAAAAGCTAGTCAATTTCACAAAGTATTTGTAACAACTGCAATAACTGCAATAACTGCTCAAAATACACAAGGAGTACAAGGAGTTGTAGCTTTAGAACCTTCATTTGTCCAACTTCAAATAAAATCAATTTTAGATGATTTTGAAATTAGTGCCATAAAAATAGGAATGTTAGGTAACTGTGAACTTATAAATGCAGTATATGAATCTTTAAAACATATAGATATTCCAATAATCTTAGATCCTGTTGCTATTTCAAGAGCTGGTGCAAAACTGATTGAAGATGAAGCTATTGAAAGCTTAAAAAAATTATTTCCAATAGCTACACTAATTACACCAAATAGTCATGAAGCGAAACTCTTTTTTAACGTTGAAAAAGAAGAAGATATTTCAACTGTTAATAACTATGGAACAAATATTTTATTTAAAAATCTTAATAAATACGAAGATAAAACTATAGATGTACTTATAAATAAAAATAAAGAGATTAAAAAGTTTACATCTTTAAAAGCTAATAGCTCCAACACTCACGGCACTGGTTGTAGTTTTAGCTCATCCATTGCATCATTAATAGCTAGAGACTTTACATTGGAAGATTCTATAGAAGTTTCTAAAAACTATATTTATAAAGCTATAAAAAGTGCTCCTAATTTAGGTAAAGGAAATGGTCCAATAAATCATATATTAGTTGATTAA
- a CDS encoding ABC-F family ATP-binding cassette domain-containing protein — MVQTVNLKKAFGPKVLFQDINIKLDTGKRYGLIGANGAGKTTFLKILSGEEDATEGEVQVQSGKKVGTLSQNQFAYEEYTIFDTVLKGNPRLFDAIKEKEKLYMSEEFTDEINERLGELEIICCEEDPTYEYDIKITKILEDLGFPADQHQDLMSTITGGDKFKVLLAQVLYPKPDVLFLDEPTNNLDIETIGWLENQLQHHEGTMVVISHDRHFLNAVCTHILDVDYKQIREFTGNYDDWYIASTVIAKQQNADRDKKLKEKEELEKFIARFSANASKAKQATSRQKQLDKLDVGAIQLSSRRDPSIIFRQKREVGKELLSIKDISKSYDGETVLKDISFTVDKDDKIALIGPNGIGKTTLCEIIVENIKPDSGEVHWGATIEKSYFPQNATDIIKGDMTLYDWLRSFDRDADISEIRNCLGRMLFNGQDQEKKVEKCSGGEKHRMMLSKIMLEQGNFLVLDEPTNHLDLEAIIALGEGLLDYPGSVICVSHDRELLDAYANRIIEIQADGSIVDFKGSYEEYLETKVSK; from the coding sequence ATGGTTCAAACTGTTAATCTAAAAAAAGCTTTTGGTCCAAAAGTACTATTTCAAGATATTAATATCAAACTTGATACAGGTAAAAGATACGGACTTATTGGAGCAAATGGAGCTGGAAAAACTACATTTTTAAAAATCCTTTCAGGTGAAGAAGATGCAACTGAGGGTGAAGTTCAAGTACAAAGTGGGAAAAAAGTTGGTACTTTATCTCAAAATCAATTTGCATATGAAGAGTATACAATTTTTGATACAGTACTTAAAGGAAATCCAAGACTTTTTGATGCTATTAAAGAAAAAGAAAAATTATATATGTCAGAAGAATTCACTGATGAAATCAATGAAAGATTAGGTGAATTAGAAATTATTTGTTGTGAAGAAGATCCAACATATGAGTATGATATTAAAATTACTAAAATATTAGAAGATTTAGGATTTCCAGCAGATCAACACCAAGATTTAATGAGTACTATCACAGGTGGTGATAAATTCAAAGTTTTATTAGCACAAGTTTTATACCCAAAACCTGATGTACTGTTTTTAGATGAGCCTACGAATAACCTTGATATTGAAACTATTGGTTGGTTAGAAAATCAATTACAACATCACGAAGGTACAATGGTTGTTATCTCTCACGATAGACACTTCTTAAATGCAGTATGTACTCATATCTTAGATGTTGACTATAAACAAATTAGAGAGTTTACTGGTAACTATGATGATTGGTATATCGCTTCAACTGTAATAGCAAAACAACAAAATGCTGATAGAGATAAAAAACTTAAAGAAAAAGAAGAGTTAGAAAAATTCATCGCTAGATTTAGTGCAAATGCTTCAAAAGCAAAACAAGCAACTTCTAGACAAAAACAACTTGATAAATTAGATGTTGGAGCAATTCAATTATCTTCAAGAAGAGACCCTTCAATTATCTTTAGACAAAAAAGAGAAGTTGGTAAAGAACTATTATCAATCAAAGATATTTCAAAATCTTATGATGGAGAAACTGTATTAAAAGATATTTCATTTACAGTGGATAAAGATGATAAAATCGCTTTAATTGGACCAAATGGTATTGGTAAAACTACATTATGTGAAATCATAGTAGAAAATATCAAACCAGATAGTGGTGAAGTTCATTGGGGTGCAACTATTGAAAAATCTTATTTCCCTCAAAATGCAACTGATATTATTAAAGGTGATATGACTTTATACGATTGGTTAAGAAGTTTTGATAGAGATGCAGATATTTCTGAAATTAGAAACTGTTTAGGTAGAATGCTATTTAATGGTCAAGACCAAGAAAAAAAAGTGGAGAAATGTTCTGGGGGAGAAAAACACAGAATGATGCTTTCTAAGATTATGTTAGAGCAGGGTAACTTTTTAGTATTAGATGAGCCTACTAACCACTTAGACTTAGAAGCAATTATTGCACTTGGTGAGGGATTATTGGATTATCCAGGTAGTGTAATTTGTGTGTCTCACGATAGGGAATTATTAGATGCGTATGCAAATAGAATTATTGAAATTCAAGCTGATGGTTCTATTGTTGACTTTAAAGGTTCTTATGAAGAGTATTTAGAGACAAAAGTTTCTAAATAA
- a CDS encoding acyl-CoA thioesterase, whose translation MSEEVKREKSLTMTMLMTPDKANFSGQNVHGGEILKMLDHVAYACAARYTGMYAVTLSVDMVLFKNPIKIGSLVTFHASVNYTGRTSMEIGIKVISEDIKDHTIKNTNVCYFTMISVDEEGKPTPVPKLELLTEDDKRRYNDAIKRREIRMNSRHGK comes from the coding sequence ATGAGTGAAGAAGTAAAAAGAGAAAAATCATTAACAATGACTATGTTAATGACTCCAGATAAAGCAAACTTTTCAGGACAAAATGTACATGGAGGTGAAATTTTAAAAATGCTAGACCATGTAGCCTACGCTTGTGCAGCTAGATATACAGGAATGTATGCGGTTACACTATCAGTAGATATGGTTTTATTTAAAAATCCAATTAAAATTGGTTCTCTTGTTACTTTCCATGCATCAGTTAACTATACTGGTAGAACTTCTATGGAGATTGGTATTAAAGTAATTTCAGAAGATATAAAAGACCACACAATTAAGAACACAAATGTTTGTTACTTTACTATGATTTCTGTTGATGAAGAAGGTAAACCAACACCAGTTCCAAAATTAGAGTTATTAACAGAAGATGATAAGAGAAGATATAATGACGCTATAAAAAGAAGAGAAATTAGAATGAACTCAAGACATGGGAAATAG
- a CDS encoding phosphate/phosphite/phosphonate ABC transporter substrate-binding protein, with the protein MKKIVLILLVFTLSLFANNLVLGVVPQQSPLVLSKKWLEVANYLKQHTGLNVIFSTEKSIPEFEKTLYEGFYDIAYMNPYHFIVANKKQNYNAFLRADKDIIGILVSKRKDINFEDKNFLKDKRFLFPAPNAFAATLLTKFELKKIYNFDIDKEAKVLYVNSHDSVYKGISRDIGYLGGGIVRTFNNFSDIKDKNSLNIVYKTKSYPSHPFAYHPRVSKDVIERFEIAILNMPEDLKKLLSIKNFKKIDSSEYDVIKDINIK; encoded by the coding sequence ATGAAAAAGATAGTATTAATTTTATTAGTATTTACATTATCTCTTTTTGCTAATAATTTAGTGTTGGGTGTAGTTCCTCAACAAAGTCCTCTTGTTTTATCAAAAAAATGGCTAGAAGTAGCTAATTATTTAAAACAACATACAGGTTTAAATGTGATTTTTAGTACAGAAAAGTCTATTCCTGAGTTTGAAAAAACATTATATGAAGGTTTTTATGATATCGCATATATGAATCCTTATCACTTTATTGTAGCTAATAAAAAACAAAACTATAATGCTTTTCTTAGGGCTGATAAAGACATAATTGGAATTTTAGTTTCGAAAAGAAAAGATATTAACTTTGAAGATAAAAATTTCTTAAAAGATAAAAGATTTTTATTCCCAGCTCCAAATGCTTTTGCTGCAACACTGTTAACTAAGTTTGAATTAAAAAAAATTTATAATTTTGATATAGATAAAGAAGCAAAAGTCTTATATGTAAATTCCCATGATTCAGTTTATAAAGGCATATCAAGAGATATAGGTTATCTAGGTGGGGGTATAGTTAGAACATTTAATAATTTTTCTGATATTAAAGATAAAAACAGTTTAAATATAGTTTATAAAACTAAGTCTTATCCAAGTCACCCTTTTGCGTATCATCCAAGAGTTTCAAAAGATGTTATAGAAAGATTTGAAATAGCTATTTTAAATATGCCAGAAGATTTAAAAAAGTTATTAAGTATTAAAAATTTTAAAAAAATTGATAGCTCTGAATATGATGTAATAAAAGATATTAATATAAAGTAA
- a CDS encoding histidine kinase dimerization/phospho-acceptor domain-containing protein produces MSFKYRLILFYIIIEVFFITLIVGVNFSALNFASEKLTKEKITSNISLIEDLIKVPLSIYDLATLDNIVEKTVNRNIINTLIIYDNQNIILSSKSKYPEFLDKGIEFFNSEKFKYNNEQLKTKFISVKENNMILGSFIIIFDLKTSNEFIEENRNMTLLLILFEILISLFVSYYTGNKLTRMLDILTNKAKEIGEGGDPEIPYLNKNDEIGTLAKAMNKMKLDLETRRNNVLNIQKQKDNFFANMSHELKTPLNSINIISKLMLT; encoded by the coding sequence ATGTCATTTAAATATAGATTAATTTTATTCTACATTATAATTGAAGTTTTTTTTATAACTTTAATTGTAGGTGTTAATTTTTCAGCACTAAATTTTGCTTCAGAGAAATTAACAAAAGAAAAAATTACATCTAATATCTCTTTAATTGAAGATCTAATAAAAGTACCTTTAAGTATATATGATTTAGCTACCCTAGATAATATTGTTGAAAAAACAGTTAATAGAAATATAATTAATACACTGATTATCTATGATAATCAAAATATTATATTATCTAGTAAAAGTAAATATCCTGAATTTTTAGATAAAGGAATTGAATTTTTTAATAGTGAAAAGTTTAAATATAATAATGAACAATTAAAAACAAAATTTATTAGTGTAAAAGAAAATAATATGATTTTAGGATCATTTATAATTATATTTGATTTAAAAACTAGTAATGAGTTTATAGAAGAAAATAGAAATATGACACTATTATTGATATTATTTGAAATTTTGATATCTCTATTTGTTTCTTATTATACAGGTAACAAATTGACAAGAATGCTTGATATTCTAACTAACAAAGCAAAAGAAATAGGGGAAGGTGGAGACCCTGAAATACCTTATTTAAATAAAAATGACGAAATTGGTACTTTAGCTAAAGCTATGAATAAAATGAAATTAGATTTAGAAACAAGAAGAAATAATGTTTTAAACATACAAAAACAAAAAGATAATTTCTTTGCAAATATGAGTCATGAATTAAAAACTCCTTTAAATTCTATAAATATAATATCAAAACTTATGCTTACTTAA
- a CDS encoding helix-turn-helix transcriptional regulator gives MPQFIKKQTDNSKYNRLNQIYEILKNNTHGINITELANEFDVSTKTIQRDLKELEKFGAIREGRTWKIDPKLKEDNLSSNEKMILGILDEMAKGAGKIFYSKAHSLLSQVTQQLDHPIFANINSEYLEEKNMILFNEIERVIKQKIEIEFEYENHSFHVKPLKLAFFDGFWYLLALHVKKDKEIFKKFHLKTIKNIQVLDTKFEIPDIVEERLKHANSVWFNLDEQFVVRLFLDKTIRKYFERKPLRGQRIIGEDKDGSIEIEITISNEMEIIPLIYWYIPYIKVIEPQWLADDVKQRVQTYLEEIN, from the coding sequence ATGCCACAATTTATAAAAAAACAAACTGATAATTCAAAATATAATAGACTAAATCAAATATATGAGATATTAAAAAATAATACTCATGGTATTAATATAACTGAATTGGCTAATGAGTTTGATGTTAGTACTAAAACAATACAAAGAGATTTAAAAGAATTAGAAAAATTTGGAGCAATAAGAGAAGGTAGAACTTGGAAAATTGATCCAAAATTAAAAGAAGATAATCTATCTTCAAATGAAAAAATGATTTTAGGAATATTAGATGAAATGGCAAAAGGTGCTGGTAAAATCTTTTATTCAAAAGCTCATTCTTTATTATCACAAGTAACTCAACAACTAGATCATCCAATTTTTGCAAATATAAATAGTGAATATTTAGAAGAAAAAAATATGATTTTATTTAACGAAATAGAAAGAGTAATTAAACAAAAAATAGAAATTGAATTTGAATATGAAAATCACTCTTTTCATGTTAAACCTTTAAAACTAGCTTTTTTTGATGGCTTTTGGTATTTACTTGCATTGCACGTAAAAAAAGATAAAGAGATATTTAAAAAGTTTCACTTAAAAACAATCAAAAATATTCAAGTTTTAGATACAAAATTTGAAATACCTGATATTGTTGAAGAGAGATTAAAACATGCAAACTCTGTTTGGTTTAATCTAGATGAACAATTTGTAGTAAGACTATTTTTAGATAAAACTATTAGAAAATATTTTGAAAGAAAACCACTTAGAGGTCAAAGAATAATAGGTGAAGATAAAGATGGTTCAATTGAAATAGAAATTACAATTAGTAATGAAATGGAAATAATTCCACTAATTTATTGGTATATTCCATATATAAAAGTAATAGAACCTCAATGGCTAGCTGATGATGTCAAACAAAGAGTTCAAACTTATTTAGAAGAGATTAATTAA
- a CDS encoding APC family permease, with amino-acid sequence MNKIHRNRDKSLGLLELIAIALGGMVGGGIFTILGVSVSMIGVYTPLAILFGGVIAGFASYSYIKLGVYYKDEGASYSFIKRTYPNSKFEASLIGWWVIFGYISTIALYSYTFSSYATSTFDTSELVRKLVAGLIILVFVFINVWSVKGMGKLEDLMVYTKLLILIVISFVLINNSQTTLPVLIENNSEVSLGAILIVSSITFVAYEGFQLVINAVNEMDNPSKNIPKAIYSAIGLAILIYVIIALGAILAISFEDIIANEEYALAAGANKVLGHWGNDLVIFGALLATSSAISSTVFGASRQMAIIANDGLFPRFLRKRNEHNIPVNAIWTMSILAFILVLSGSLTLILEFGSITFLIVSLIMAIANFKIKDETKSSTIVLIISIFVLALSTFFIIYYEYVNAIEQLYFIVFIYLILTIASYYYSKKSKLEENL; translated from the coding sequence ATGAATAAAATCCATAGAAACAGAGATAAATCTTTAGGTTTATTAGAACTTATTGCCATAGCACTTGGTGGAATGGTAGGTGGTGGGATTTTTACAATCTTAGGTGTTTCAGTTTCCATGATTGGAGTGTATACTCCTTTGGCTATTCTTTTTGGAGGAGTTATTGCAGGTTTTGCTTCTTATTCATATATAAAATTAGGGGTTTATTACAAAGATGAGGGGGCTTCATACTCTTTTATAAAAAGAACATATCCAAATTCTAAGTTTGAAGCCTCGCTTATTGGTTGGTGGGTTATCTTTGGATATATAAGTACCATAGCTTTATACTCTTATACTTTTTCTTCTTATGCAACAAGTACATTTGATACTAGTGAATTAGTTAGAAAATTAGTTGCAGGGCTTATCATTTTAGTTTTTGTTTTTATTAACGTATGGAGCGTTAAAGGAATGGGAAAATTAGAAGATTTGATGGTATATACTAAACTTTTAATTTTAATAGTTATCTCATTTGTTTTAATAAATAATTCTCAAACAACATTACCTGTACTGATTGAGAATAATAGTGAAGTTAGTTTAGGTGCTATTTTAATAGTTTCATCTATAACTTTTGTGGCATATGAAGGTTTCCAATTAGTTATAAATGCAGTAAATGAGATGGATAACCCATCAAAAAATATTCCCAAAGCAATATATAGTGCTATTGGCTTAGCAATACTTATTTATGTGATAATAGCACTTGGGGCAATATTAGCTATTTCATTTGAAGATATTATTGCAAATGAAGAGTATGCTTTAGCAGCAGGAGCTAATAAAGTTTTAGGTCATTGGGGAAATGATTTAGTGATATTTGGAGCCTTATTAGCAACTTCAAGTGCTATTAGTAGTACCGTATTTGGAGCTTCAAGACAAATGGCAATTATTGCAAATGATGGATTATTCCCAAGGTTTTTAAGAAAAAGAAATGAACACAATATTCCAGTGAATGCTATTTGGACTATGTCTATATTAGCTTTTATTTTAGTTTTAAGTGGTTCCTTAACTTTAATATTAGAGTTTGGAAGTATTACATTTTTGATAGTATCTTTAATAATGGCAATTGCTAATTTTAAAATAAAAGATGAAACAAAATCTTCAACTATTGTTTTGATTATTTCTATATTTGTATTAGCTCTTAGTACATTTTTCATAATCTATTATGAATATGTAAATGCCATAGAACAATTATACTTTATAGTATTTATTTACCTAATACTAACTATAGCTTCATATTATTATTCAAAAAAATCTAAATTGGAAGAAAACCTATAG
- a CDS encoding RluA family pseudouridine synthase has translation MRKLSYITIFEAKTNNLKPIFENFFFAIFDKPSGILVHPSSTKDYSYTLLDEIRYLYGNNASLVHRIDKETSGLVLVSKNKFSEAVLKQMFENKEYKKIYKAVVKGKIEKKIDIHKPISNSDSQIKIKMATDEKGKESRTIITPIKYNKEKNQTLIEAIPLTGRQHQIRVHLDSIGHNIIGDPIYGIDENIANDILNKKISKEERTLYTKSSRLLLQAQYLEFEFLDTIYRFSSNLDFFE, from the coding sequence GTGCGAAAGTTAAGTTATATAACTATTTTTGAAGCTAAAACGAATAATTTAAAGCCAATTTTTGAAAATTTTTTCTTTGCTATTTTTGATAAACCAAGTGGTATTTTAGTTCATCCAAGTTCTACAAAAGATTATTCATATACTTTACTTGATGAAATCAGATACTTATATGGAAATAATGCTAGTTTAGTTCATAGAATAGATAAAGAGACTTCAGGACTTGTATTAGTTTCAAAAAATAAGTTCAGTGAAGCTGTATTAAAACAAATGTTTGAAAATAAAGAGTATAAAAAAATTTATAAAGCAGTTGTAAAAGGTAAAATTGAAAAAAAGATTGATATACACAAACCTATATCAAATTCAGATTCTCAAATAAAAATAAAAATGGCAACTGATGAAAAAGGTAAAGAATCAAGAACTATAATCACACCTATAAAATATAATAAAGAAAAAAATCAAACTCTAATTGAAGCTATTCCACTAACAGGAAGACAACATCAAATAAGAGTACACCTTGATTCTATTGGTCATAATATAATTGGGGATCCTATATATGGAATAGATGAAAATATAGCTAATGATATATTAAATAAAAAAATATCAAAAGAAGAAAGAACTCTTTATACAAAAAGTTCAAGACTTCTCCTTCAAGCACAATATTTAGAGTTTGAGTTTTTAGATACAATCTATAGGTTTTCTTCCAATTTAGATTTTTTTGAATAA